The following DNA comes from Castanea sativa cultivar Marrone di Chiusa Pesio chromosome 10, ASM4071231v1.
atagaaaatattttcctatttagGGATCTATTGTTCTTGATGAAAATTTATATTCatataattatttgaaattattagaaATAGTAATGGAAATATGGTACAAAGATTCAGATTATGATATGAAAAGTCAAGAAACATGAAAGCATGTCGCACAATATTGGAACTTTGGGTCcaatttaaataaaatcattCATGGATTATacatatgaaaaaatatttttttgttgataatttgatagtatAATGGGGTTAAGGGGAATTGAACCataaattgaattacaaaaatcttaGCAGTATGTACATCAACTgattgcaactttttttttttaaaaaaacttagttGCAACCTTAGTTGCCGCCTGTTCCATACTACGCTTAAAAGATGGCagttatcagttttttttttttttttttttgataatcaacaGTGAAGGCTTTATTGACAACAAATCAGAATTGCAACTGAAATAGATGGGGTTGCTGGGAGACAATAACATCTTAAAAAACAGAGGGAGCAGTCATTAGATTTACGAATTACAACAACATAGTTTTGAATCATCAACCTTTTAGAAAGGAAGTGGGGGAGTATATTGTTGGGTTATTACAAGTAATACATTAAAGTTGCAACATTATTCTCCCTCCCaccacacccaaaaaaaaagtgaaatgacCAAAGAAATCGAAGCCACTTACTTATAACTGCTTAATCCAGCAAACTACATTTGAAACGGCCATCTAATATAGACAGCTTCTCTGCTTTTGTGACTGCATTTAAGGGGAGGGGACTGAAACTACGAGATGGACCATAGAAATGAGGGTAGCTATTGGCACCGTCCACAACTTCATATACCAATCCATCATCAAACTACAAcaaaatccacatcaaaaagGCCACCAAACATAATCAGACATTGGGATTAGACtttacacacacaaacacacacacaccaaaaaagaaaaaagaaaaaaaaaaaccaaccaattAAGGGACCCTTTAGCTTTATTACGTCGATAATTAAGCAATTCAAACAATGGATCACATTAGCTATCATATACATTACATGGACATCATCAATTAGTTAAGTTCTAGAACATGTTCTTGCTCAATATTCCATCCTTCAATTTAGTGAATTTAAGATTTTAGATCACTTCTCCCTGATTCTATAAACTCTATATTTGGCCCTCACTATAAGTTGGCACCTGGAACCTCCAAGTTGCAGTAACTTACTAATGAATAGGCTTCTAAGGTGCATCTACAACAAGGATACTTAGTTCCCGGGATATAGATAAACATGTTCTTTAGTAGCCTAAATACATGTCTCCTTCAAGCATATAAGCATGATTATAACTCAGATTACTTCAAGTTTTttaactaaagtctaaaacaaTAAAACTTCATTAAGAAAGCTATCTAGAACCACAATCCTTTCAAGTTGGTGCCTTTCAGACACAGCCCAATCCCTTTAACCAGTTTAAATGATCTTGTACAGAGAATGCAGAGGATAAATGAGAAACAAACAGAAACATTCAACAGGTTAAATGTAATACATATAAAGCCTGTGGGAAAAACGATTGATACATTACATCTCATGCTTGGCTAATCATTGTAttagaataatgattaaataattaaattcatcatttcctagCAGGTTAAACTTTTGGGagaattgataatttaatatgATATCATAGCAAGTGGTCCTGAATCCATACCCTGTTTCCACTCTACTTCCcgtttaaaaagttaaaaatctcaCGTGTTGAGCCACACTTATTAATGAGGAGTCTGAGTCCATGTGTGAAGGGTagtataaaaataacaattaagtgattaaattcacaatttcttaatagtttaaactttaagacaattgataatttattatatagcTCTTACTTTTTACACTTCTTATTGTTTGTCACCCAATAACATTATCTATACATCACTCAAATTCTCTGAAGCAACACATTTTCAGTTATATATGCATACCTTCTTAGCATCGATTTGAAGCAAGTACAAATCCACCTTAGTGTTCAGGAAAAAGTTCTGTAATGTTGCCTGAACCTGCAGATAAATCACTACATGGAATCGGTTTCAGCCGCAAAGCAAAATAGCATTAGTTAAATGTAACAGCAAATTAACCACCAGGATTCTTGCAAATGAACCAACTGGGGATTGATTAAAGAATCTTTCTTTCACTCCGCTCTGATTCTCTCCAATAAACGAAATGAAGCCCTTTCTAGGAAAAGAATATTAGTGGATGGTGTAAGAAAACCTGATGGAGATTACTCAGATGAATGAAACCAGAAGACTTGTCAAGTTCTCCACCAAAGACGGATCCATTTTTTTGCAACTCTTCCCACTCATTAGCGGTACTGATCCTGTACACAAACTCTTCTGCTTTGCTCACCCCATCTTCTGAAGCCATTAGAATGCTACAGATAGTAATTGGGGAGACCAGTTTAATAATCTTTTTGAAGCCATACAAATTCTACCCCTTTCATTCtcttttataatatgaaatatcAAAGAATGCATTTTGACACATCCCCAAAACATTCTAAATTCAActcagggaaaaaaaacaaggaaCCAAATTCCagtttaatttgatgataatgccaataagctctagctcaaatgaaACCTTGTAAGACTCAACACCCACCAGGTGCTTGTGTAACTTATCAATAAGAAAAGTTCAATTTgataataatatacaaaatcaaatttgaaatattGTGACTACTAAGCATAAAAGGGCTTTCTAACTTGTGTTGaatacaaaatagaaacacTAGGAATAGTTGCTAACCTCAATTGCTCCATGAATATGTTGTaccaaataacaaataaaaaggtCTACTGTAAACTGTGATGGCCGAAGCTAAgcagattctctctctctctctctctcccgtttttttcaacccaaatgatagaaaagcccaaatTCCAACAAGCCCAATTCCTCAAAAACGttctaaaatttaatctgaAACACATTTTTGCATGGATTCAACGTCAATCAAGTACCAGTTATAGAATTTCAATTCGTCTAATTAGAACATACAGTACATATACTCCTATCTTAGTTGCACGTATCACATTGATATTGAAGTATAGGGAGGACGTTaaagagagggagggagagaagAGAACCTGATGGATGGAGATTGGTGATATGGGATGAACTATGAATCCTGTTTTCTCTGCCACTTTTGTTAACACCAACTCTTTTGGGGGCTTCACTGTTCACCCTCTAGCCTTTTTGTCATCTATTTTTAGGAATGGTGAATGGTGAATGGTGAACGCAGATTGGGATTGGGCCAATTTATGGTCCACGGCTATCAGCCTGGcgtgtttgttttcttttatttatttattcactttttaTCATAACTTATTTGGCGCGTTTGGTACAGAGTATTTATATTATACTTGCATCTAGACTTTTTTAAAATGTGATGTCTTACCCTCTAAATGCCTTaaaatataactatttttttattgatttattcgTAAGAATCTTAAaagggttatttatttttctcatactATCCTTAGATTTATAAACCCAATATCAACTTTttaatcttcctctaaatagataataacaaacaaaatataaattaagacaaattcattaaaactatagtttaacatttcaaaatgacatgtataatacaaaaataattatttaattcttGTTCTTTATGAAAATCACAACATTatgttttgttaataaaaataaatattttattttattttagcaaataaCCAATCCCAAATAAgagatataaatattttattttattttagaatttatattgttgtggtgggaagagataaaaataaaggaatagatattgataatttgttttatgttttatttttatttttttataagtatgtTTTATCTCTATTGGTAAAATGATAAgtgaaaaatagtaaaattgtCAATCTATaacaaatgtaatttttttaagcatGGGAGTTTGAATATCCACATATTGCAAAGGGAGTCCACATACCTAAAAGAAAGGGGTACGTGGGAATCTAGATACCCTTAGCATCtgattttcttttgtgattTGCAACAAAACAAAGGAATCTTTCAACATTtctgaaaattctaaaatattatcccgtaccaaacgccacctaaaatatattgttataaTTATGAGTGTTATCCTTAATATTTActctatttaaaattcaataaattaaatatttattctaGTTACTTTATGAGTTATTGTAATTCATGAAGAGGTTAAATTCATCCTTTTTGTCTCAACAAAAGAAAGTCACTATTTTTTGTCCCTTTAAAATAACATTGTCAAACTCTAGAGTCTTGTGAAATTTAATGGTATTATTTACTCTCCTTCCTTAAGAAAATCACAGTTTAAATTCCttattatacatttaaaaaaatatttgaacaaACTAAATTTTGACACATCTCCAATCTATTAAATACATTAGGCactaaaaagttaaaactttaaatttgttacgaactaaaatatatatttttaatttatcatatattaatCAATCACTTTAAAACTCAAGATCTAAATTCGATTGTAGGATAAAGTTTTACAATACTTACCAATCatgtattttgggtttttatgaTTGATTGGAAAAGGAAGAAActcaactttttttaatttatgaggtatttaataaaatatatatatatatatatatatatatatatatatatatatatatataacatgaagaatgaaattttgtacttaatactcaaatttataatgaatatatatgtgtgtgtgtgtgtagagagatagagagagagagctacacCTAATGTAATTTTAAGTAGTGTTAGaccacttaatttttttattggatgcaaattttgataaatcgATCGTTGGATTACAATTATTTCCACTGTCtttgcttgtaaaatttcaagataatcAAATATTGATAACTATCTAATCtataaaatgtataaattttaagttttttttaaaagaaaaaatgcgtaaaaaatgaatttatgaaTTGAATAGCACGAAATTTAGCATGTACGTAGAGAATAGGTTGGCAACAACTTAGATTTGATCATTGCACTTTCAATTGAGCGATTAATTCCTTAGACTTTTGTGAGAAATCAtatcttttgttagttttttttttttttgttattaatcaTATGAtgtgtaaataattttattgcatCATCAATAAgtttgaatattattattattattattattattattattattatttgtaaactAGGTTCTATAATTTAAAGGTGTATATTGTTAGaagttatttaaatttttatcatGAAATTAGTTATGGTAATAGGTTGGGTCAAGTAGGAATGACAACGGGTCGTGTTTGGGGTGGGTTTTTTTATGCCCAAATCCAACTCACGGGTCCTCCCCCATTACCCGAACCCGGCCCGTTTAATAAACTGGTTTTTTTAACCCCAAACCTGCCTCGTGGGCCTCGCCCAGCCACTTCTGGGCCTAATCTAAAGCCGTGGCCCAATCCAACcgaatctttttaaaaaaataaaattgattttacaTCAAGAAATCACAACCacagaaacaaaaacacaaatcacaaacccaaacatAGATTGAAATAGAAACACAAATcagcttgttttttttttgctcttctttgttaatagaaaatttttcactcatcaaaaagaaagaaaaaaaaaaaacacaaatcacaaacccaaacatAAATAGAAacacaaatcagtttttttttttttttttttgcttttctttgttaatacaaatttttcactcatcgaaaaaaaaaaaaacacacacacacacacacaaatcacaATTAGAAACATAATCCCGTCCTTCGATCATTTTATCTCTCTCTAATCTAACAATCTCGTGCTCCGATCTAACAATCCCATGCTCCTCCATGACAAACAGCAACCACCATGTGATGAGAGTGAGGGTGAGGCTGAGtcggtgagtgagtgagagtgaggGTGACTGGGTGAGGGGTGACTGAGAGAAAacaagagtgagagtgagaaagGTAAGGGACGGCGAGGCGGAGTGAAACTGTGGAGCTGAACAAGGCCGAGAGGGGAGTGTTTGAGAGTGAGAAAGAGTAGCTAGCAGTGAGAgcttaagagagagagagagagagatagggcAACTAAAAGGTGAGGGTTAGgtttagaaaatgaaatttgaaaggAAATAGAGTATTTATActagggttttaatttttttttaatattatatatgtatacgGGTCAGGTTCAAGTCGAGTATTCTTAAAACCCAAACCTAACCCAAACTAGCTTCgggtttgatttttaaaatccaaaccCGACCCTATTGTTCAATGGGTCGGGTTGTATTTGTCATCCCTAGGGTCAAGGTTGAATCATAATTCATAAGTGTCCTAATATCTCTCCAAGGTAGGAGCGAAGGTAAGTTGGGGGCGGAATGAGTTTGAGATATTTTACcatctttaatttttatggtttcaacattaataagataaaaaaataaaaacaaaaactaactgTTAGAGGGCTAAGAGAAAAACaatgatcatatatatatatatatatatatatatatatatatttatacacacTCAATAGGGCATACAAGACGAggcattttttcattcatacaTGAAAGACtcccttggtttttttttttttttcaacattaacAATCTTACGTATACAacatattttttcacaatttttaattgtttatttttacaatatatgAGATAATAGATTGTGATTAATGCAACATTATTTTCACATGAGATCACAATTAGCAtcaattttattgtatattaaTGATAATGTATCAccttaataattataaaagaaagaaaaagttataaaattgattgtttCGGCATTATGCATGAAaccaatatttttcttttatagaagAGGGAAAATAAATCAACAATACTTGCTAGAACAACAATAAATAACTTACCATATGGTAAATTATGAGTAAAATAGGAATATATTCATCACATTTTTTTCatgtcttatttatttatttagagagttttaatttatgacgtccgctcttaataatagctttttattatgtcaaatctcttatacaattatcaaaaattttaccaattgaattaattagaacctaatattttttatgtCTTAGTTGAGTTGAGATAAAAGTGATGTAATTTGCAagtagcatttaaaaaaaaaaaaaaaaaaaatttaaatccaagCGTCGTCCTGTCCAAGTGCCCATGCGTCATTTCAAAGCCGAGCCGAAACCCACTTTTCGGTGCTAAATAAAAACGCATAGCGGTAAGTTCGAGGTAGGAAAGGAACTTCTTCTGTTACCTGGTGAGACCGGACCTTCTCCACTCTCCACCAACTCCCATGGCTACAATGGCGAAACCAGGTGGTGGAGCCCTTAGTCTTGGTCCCTTCCACACCCATACCCACCTCAAAGACCTCACTCTCTTTGACTTCTCTGCCCGCCCCAACTTTACACACTCCCACTTCTCTCATCACCTCAATGTCACTGTTAAGCACTCAAGGAAACCCTCAATTCTTCCCGTTATCAGAGCCCAGAACCAGACCTCTCCTGGTACTACTCTCTCTCCCATTTTTCTCAGATAATATTAATGGGTTTTCGATCAAAATGTTAATGTTACTCTGTGTCGATCATTTTTGTTGCTGTTGATTTTCTTGCTTTGCTTGCCTTTTAGGTTATGTCCCGGACTCCAAATTTTACAAAGTGGAAGCTATTTTGAGGTGCGTATAGTTCTCACCTTGCTTTGTTCactatgctttttttttccttgttagattattttttaaagcGCGTGTGTGTTATGACATTGttttgtaagatttattatatattatgggttttgttttgttaatattGAAATGAGCTTATTGAGTTTGAATTTGTCTAACTGTGTTTTCATTATCTTTGTTTCGCTGCTGAATTTGGGATGAAACAGGCCCTGGCGAGTCCCGCAGGTTTCTTCGGTAAGGCTTAATGAAACGTGACCATGACTTTGTGTAATTacagatagattttttttttttttgtttttggtttctgaaagaaaattttcaaaattatgcaATTATAGTATCTAGCATTAGTTGCAAAATTGAATAGTTTAAGATAAGTTTAGCCTCTCTAAGTGGTAATTAAAATCACTCTTTTATCAGATTTCTGTCAACTTCTTAAATACGCATCAATAGCATTTCcatttgtgaaatatttttacTGTCATGAAATGATCAATCCAATTTAGTTGAGATACGCAAACATATTCTAGCCCACGAAATCTAACGTAGTGAGTTAGTGGTGTTTTGTGTTAATGACATTGTGTTAAAGTAGTTTGCAAGCTACAAGAATTACATGTAAAAGGCGAGAGTAGGGTCCACTGGACACAGTGGCTACAAGATGTCTCTATAACACCATGAGATGAATAGAGAAGGAAGTTATAGATTGATTTGGAGCAGGAAGAGAATTTATggataaatttttagttaagaCATATTTCATCTCGTGTAGAGCCCTCATTTATTGACCCTATGAATTATGTGGTCATATACTAGAATGTTTTGTCCCTGCATGTCAAAAGAACCAACCACAGGCTGTTCTATCAGTCCTTTTGTAACTATTGTCATGATTATAAAGTTGTAGGCCAAGTTATATCCTTCCTCCAGTGCCATTTCCTTAGAGCGGAGCCAAGATCCCCGCTGCTCTTCCAGAGCTCATGCTGTTCTCAGGGTTTTTAATGCCATTCTTTGTTACTGCAATTTATAGCAGCTACAAGATGCTCCCAATAGGTTCTACACAATTGGTTTAGTTTGCTTGAAATAATTACCACCACCTGGACCGCTAAAAATGACACAGCAATTTATCATTAAAACATTTAGGGCTATAACCTACAAACTACTTCCCTTGGGAACTGCATTCTACTTTACTCAGAAAAAATCGAGATTTCCCCAAAAGTTTTGTCAGCCTAACAAACTAGAACGTTGGTAACACTGTACCATGAAAAATTCTGTCTGATCCCTATTCTGTAATGGAAATAGTTTGTCCATTCTCAAAGTTGTGTAAAAG
Coding sequences within:
- the LOC142612682 gene encoding uncharacterized protein LOC142612682, whose product is MASEDGVSKAEEFVYRISTANEWEELQKNGSVFGGELDKSSGFIHLSNLHQVQATLQNFFLNTKVDLYLLQIDAKKFDDGLVYEVVDGANSYPHFYGPSRSFSPLPLNAVTKAEKLSILDGRFKCSLLD